In Phycisphaerae bacterium, a genomic segment contains:
- a CDS encoding HDOD domain-containing protein translates to MKKHILFVDDEPRILDGLRRMLRGMRDTWDMHFVESGEAAIDRLRMHPFDVVVSDMRMPGMDGALLLNEVRETYPHIVRIILSGHSDNEMILRSVGPAHQYLAKPCDPDRLRQCVERAIALRAVVHNDKLERTIGGIESLPSLPTQYVQVQEELSSPEPSICRLGKIIEQDVGMTSKVLQLVNSAFFGLRHEVSSAAEAVKLLGLDIVGSLILTMHVFRQFDGARSAGIAIERVTAHSLGVATFARAICRSEEAEKTLMSHAFLGGLLHDAGKLILANCHPGEYELVLQRHGEKPDIELERTIFGVTHAEAGAYLLGLWGLPDALVEAVAFHHTPSSTPLSDFAPLTAVHVANALEHRGEDDDELEEVVDIEHLVRLNLNHRLPDWEQACQSNVRSGTAI, encoded by the coding sequence ATGAAAAAGCACATTCTGTTCGTGGATGACGAGCCGCGCATTCTGGACGGACTGCGCCGCATGCTGCGAGGCATGCGCGATACCTGGGACATGCACTTCGTAGAAAGTGGAGAAGCGGCGATCGACCGACTCCGAATGCACCCATTTGATGTTGTCGTTTCCGACATGCGTATGCCAGGAATGGACGGCGCGCTGCTGCTGAACGAAGTTCGGGAGACTTACCCGCACATCGTGCGCATCATACTCTCGGGACATTCCGATAATGAGATGATCCTCCGTTCTGTGGGACCGGCGCATCAGTACCTGGCCAAGCCCTGTGATCCTGACCGGCTTCGCCAGTGCGTCGAACGAGCGATCGCTTTACGGGCTGTCGTTCACAACGACAAGTTGGAACGCACGATTGGCGGCATCGAGTCCTTGCCGAGCCTGCCAACTCAGTATGTCCAGGTCCAAGAAGAGTTGTCGTCCCCAGAGCCATCCATCTGCCGGTTGGGCAAGATCATCGAGCAGGACGTGGGGATGACGTCGAAAGTCCTCCAGCTGGTCAATTCGGCCTTTTTCGGTCTCCGTCATGAAGTATCAAGTGCCGCAGAAGCGGTAAAGCTCCTGGGGCTTGACATCGTCGGCTCGCTGATCTTGACGATGCACGTATTCCGCCAATTCGACGGCGCGCGTTCGGCCGGCATTGCCATTGAACGCGTCACGGCGCACTCGCTGGGTGTTGCGACATTCGCCCGCGCCATCTGTCGAAGCGAGGAAGCCGAGAAGACTCTTATGAGCCATGCTTTTCTGGGCGGCCTGCTGCACGATGCCGGCAAGCTCATCTTGGCGAATTGCCACCCCGGGGAGTACGAACTGGTCTTGCAACGCCACGGCGAAAAGCCCGATATTGAACTGGAGAGGACGATTTTCGGCGTGACGCACGCGGAGGCGGGAGCCTATCTTCTCGGACTTTGGGGGCTGCCGGATGCTCTGGTGGAAGCTGTGGCATTTCACCACACGCCCTCTTCCACTCCGCTGTCAGACTTTGCACCGCTCACGGCAGTCCACGTCGCCAATGCGCTGGAGCACCGGGGAGAGGACGACGATGAACTCGAGGAGGTGGTCGATATTGAGCATTTGGTCCGCCTGAACCTCAACCACCGGCTTCCGGATTGGGAGCAGGCATGTCAATCGAATGTACGGTCGGGGACAGCAATATGA
- a CDS encoding PAS domain S-box protein, whose product MVMSSCLLQGAFAEKILDSLDAHIAVVDARGTIIAVNAAWRHFAELNGPTSRSVCEGANYFEACEAAGGEDRETAQSFAGAGREILAGTRKCFECEYPCHSPNEQRWFLGRITRVVENGEAYLVIAHENITARWLAEANQHISEARDKAIIATAHDAIVVADARGTIMDWNASAERIFGFTAAEAIGSDMTGLIIPAECHEKKRAALNQFAIAGKGPAVGRPMELTALRKDGTTIPIELTLSAYRSSEGFHAVGIARDISRRTAEQQQLVESAELLEKIVSHIPYYVFWKDRELKYLGCNENFARIAGLDGPESIKGLTDFDMPWGATEAGWYRSCDQKVMESGRPITDIEETQQRSDGSQATLLTSKVPLRGSDGSIFGILGIFADITERKAAEVQLNNALEDATRKRRELEGLLRAAQTVLEHDSFAESARDIFSACKTLVGATSGYVALLAESGVEHEVLFHDAGGEVCSADPNAPMPIQGLRAEAHRSGRCVFDNACAASDWAKFTAEGHIPLENVLFAPLVLDGKAIGLLALRNKPGGFTREDADLAQAFGELATISLRSARSVELLRVSELRWSNLVRNIPDGIVQLDSEGRIVDTNPAASLILGLPVQELVGQTFSQLGLFEETALAGLQLEFTSLLWGKGDTRFMVDFHHHDGRHVIADVSALSLGETLPCRVLAVFRDVSDREKSTRHIQLLMNALQASNEAIVITDRSARIEWVNDAFELLTGYTREEAIGGNPRRLKSGRHGQAFYEEMWRTILSGQVWTGKLKNRRKDGTVYTERMTITPVRIHSNDVTHFVAIKADVTSEEAEESQRLQTQKLQSIGQLAAGIAHEINTPTQFVSDNTRFLRESAGDLVQAVQKCRDLLKDGDSPEVAKRAEALERALEALDFAFISEEVPRAIEQSLEGLERVTRIVRAMKDFSHPATNERSPADLNKAIESTVTIARNEWKYVADLDLRLAPDLPSVPVALGSFNQVILNLVVNAAHAIEEKIGRNSGNKGCITVETRDLGELVEIRVSDTGSGIAAENRPKVFEHFFTTKAVGKGTGQGLAVARSVIVEQHGGSIEFESEPGVGTTFVIRLPLAISRKGAD is encoded by the coding sequence ATGGTCATGTCGTCATGCCTTCTTCAAGGTGCATTCGCCGAGAAAATCCTTGACAGTCTCGATGCGCACATCGCTGTCGTCGACGCAAGAGGCACCATTATTGCCGTCAATGCCGCTTGGCGTCATTTTGCCGAACTTAACGGCCCAACTTCCAGGAGCGTATGCGAAGGCGCCAACTATTTTGAAGCGTGCGAGGCGGCGGGCGGAGAGGATCGCGAGACCGCGCAGTCCTTTGCCGGTGCTGGCCGGGAAATCCTTGCGGGCACGCGCAAGTGCTTCGAATGCGAATACCCATGCCACTCACCGAACGAGCAGCGGTGGTTTCTGGGCCGAATTACGCGCGTTGTCGAAAACGGTGAGGCGTATCTGGTCATCGCCCACGAGAACATCACGGCCCGCTGGCTCGCCGAGGCCAACCAGCATATCTCCGAGGCACGAGACAAAGCAATTATCGCCACAGCGCACGACGCCATTGTTGTTGCCGATGCGAGAGGCACGATCATGGATTGGAACGCCTCGGCGGAACGCATCTTTGGCTTCACGGCCGCGGAAGCCATCGGGAGCGATATGACAGGGCTGATCATTCCTGCCGAATGCCATGAAAAGAAACGTGCGGCGTTGAACCAATTCGCGATCGCCGGGAAGGGGCCTGCTGTCGGCCGACCAATGGAACTTACGGCATTGCGGAAGGATGGAACGACGATTCCGATCGAATTGACTCTCTCCGCTTATAGGTCCAGTGAGGGCTTCCACGCTGTCGGAATCGCCAGAGACATATCCCGCCGGACCGCCGAGCAACAGCAGTTGGTCGAGTCCGCAGAACTCCTCGAGAAAATTGTCTCCCACATCCCGTACTACGTATTTTGGAAAGACCGTGAGTTAAAGTATCTCGGTTGCAACGAAAACTTCGCCCGGATTGCGGGGTTGGATGGGCCGGAGAGTATCAAAGGACTGACGGACTTTGATATGCCCTGGGGCGCGACCGAGGCTGGCTGGTATCGGTCGTGCGACCAGAAGGTGATGGAGTCAGGCCGCCCGATCACAGACATCGAAGAAACTCAGCAACGTTCCGACGGCTCTCAAGCGACGCTGCTTACCAGCAAAGTGCCGCTTCGTGGTTCGGACGGATCGATTTTCGGCATTCTCGGCATTTTCGCCGATATTACCGAGCGCAAGGCGGCCGAGGTTCAACTGAATAATGCCCTCGAGGACGCGACGCGGAAGCGGCGCGAACTGGAGGGACTATTACGGGCGGCCCAAACCGTGCTTGAGCATGATTCGTTTGCGGAGTCGGCCCGAGATATCTTCTCCGCCTGCAAGACGCTTGTTGGCGCTACTTCCGGATACGTTGCGCTTCTCGCAGAAAGTGGTGTGGAGCACGAAGTCCTGTTCCACGACGCCGGAGGGGAAGTTTGTTCGGCCGATCCGAATGCACCCATGCCTATCCAAGGCCTGCGCGCCGAAGCGCATCGTTCGGGCCGTTGTGTATTCGATAACGCTTGCGCAGCATCTGATTGGGCAAAGTTCACGGCCGAAGGCCATATTCCACTTGAGAATGTCCTATTCGCCCCACTGGTGCTGGATGGCAAAGCTATTGGACTGCTTGCTCTGCGTAACAAACCGGGCGGATTCACGAGGGAAGATGCTGACCTTGCTCAAGCGTTTGGCGAGTTGGCGACTATTTCGCTCCGCAGCGCCCGAAGTGTCGAGCTCCTGCGTGTCAGTGAACTGCGCTGGTCCAACCTGGTCCGGAATATTCCTGATGGAATCGTCCAGTTGGATTCCGAAGGCCGTATTGTGGATACGAACCCCGCGGCCTCACTGATCCTTGGACTCCCGGTCCAGGAACTTGTGGGCCAGACCTTTAGTCAATTGGGGCTTTTCGAAGAGACGGCGCTGGCGGGGCTACAGCTGGAGTTCACGTCATTGCTGTGGGGGAAAGGCGATACGCGGTTTATGGTTGACTTCCATCATCACGACGGTCGTCATGTAATTGCCGACGTATCTGCGCTTTCGCTAGGTGAAACATTGCCATGCCGTGTACTGGCCGTCTTCCGAGATGTCTCGGACCGGGAAAAGTCCACGCGCCACATTCAGCTCTTAATGAATGCACTTCAGGCCAGCAACGAAGCGATCGTTATAACGGACCGGTCGGCACGAATCGAGTGGGTAAACGACGCATTCGAGTTGTTGACGGGGTACACTCGCGAGGAAGCCATTGGCGGGAATCCGCGCAGATTGAAGAGTGGCCGTCACGGGCAGGCGTTCTACGAAGAGATGTGGAGAACGATTCTGAGCGGCCAGGTCTGGACTGGCAAACTTAAGAATCGCCGCAAGGATGGCACGGTGTATACAGAACGGATGACGATTACACCAGTGCGGATCCATAGCAATGACGTAACGCACTTTGTGGCCATCAAGGCGGACGTGACGTCGGAAGAAGCAGAGGAATCACAGAGACTGCAGACGCAAAAGCTTCAGTCTATCGGGCAGCTCGCTGCGGGGATCGCCCATGAGATTAACACGCCGACTCAATTCGTCAGCGACAACACCCGCTTTCTTCGGGAGAGTGCTGGCGATCTGGTACAGGCAGTCCAGAAGTGTAGGGATCTGCTCAAGGATGGTGACTCGCCGGAAGTTGCCAAGCGGGCCGAGGCGCTGGAGCGCGCGTTGGAGGCACTCGATTTCGCTTTCATTTCCGAGGAAGTTCCGAGAGCCATCGAGCAGTCGTTGGAAGGACTTGAGCGTGTGACGCGCATCGTGCGGGCGATGAAGGATTTTTCCCATCCAGCGACGAACGAACGCTCGCCGGCCGATCTGAACAAGGCCATCGAGAGCACTGTCACCATTGCTCGGAACGAGTGGAAATATGTTGCCGACCTTGATTTGCGGCTGGCGCCGGACTTGCCTTCCGTGCCGGTCGCCCTCGGCTCGTTCAACCAGGTCATTTTGAATCTAGTTGTTAACGCTGCCCATGCAATTGAGGAGAAGATAGGCAGGAATTCCGGCAACAAAGGATGCATCACCGTAGAGACCAGAGACCTGGGTGAGCTTGTGGAGATTCGAGTTTCCGACACTGGCTCAGGTATCGCCGCGGAGAATCGCCCGAAGGTTTTCGAGCATTTCTTCACAACCAAGGCCGTCGGAAAGGGAACTGGCCAAGGCCTTGCTGTCGCGCGGTCGGTGATCGTCGAACAGCACGGCGGGTCCATCGAGTTCGAGTCGGAGCCGGGCGTGGGAACCACGTTCGTGATCCGATTGCCCTTGGCTATTTCTCGGAAAGGCGCCGATTGA
- a CDS encoding recombinase family protein: MILNETRSAVAYLRRSTDRQEQSLADQRSEIRRWAKENGYTLLREYVDDAISGTSADKRPEFQRMIADAQRGNFDAVIVWNSDRFSRGDITETEYYRYLLRKAGAVLLSVTEDYLAREGIDGDVLRTVKQFQNRQFSISLSQNTLRGQISSVLSASDPGRITPYGYDREIVGPDGSPLYRIRFMPGGSRQVYDRDGRLQATYVKGQSLKKPGKECRARLVLSEGRRVKVVRDIYRLCIDGRGFKGIADDLNRRGDASPRGHLWSFTSVKSLLENPVYRGDIVWNRRTESRFYAVRNGRADQMKAHRESGRPEAMPKDDWIIIEDAVPAIVDRTTWDRAQVMVRRRSEAKGGGGKQTNRWLLSGVLRCGECGSLFWGERKRKGRIPGRAEVVTNYYTCSGRWAYGENGCRQSTHVKADPLETWVLERLQQLVLADSRGVDDAIDRFVALMNKTHVQEPDTKRIERDLREIETTVNGILTEIDPANLPLLNDRLTQLRRRKEQLEGEYRLAQSNRNSCDEKALRTWARSRIGGLADAMAGRRNEHVRCVLASYVDEIVIYPAAKTGVMRVNSALRGLMDEGQDSKKSREIGRKRGQANGSATRRSPGGKLEGTKPPSKRHVACKGDFFDLSFACGNLPLLSMISHMARLSPTSSGRRR, encoded by the coding sequence ATGATTCTGAACGAAACGCGCTCCGCCGTTGCGTACCTTCGCCGCTCGACCGACCGCCAGGAGCAGAGTCTGGCCGACCAACGGTCGGAGATCCGGCGTTGGGCAAAGGAAAACGGGTACACGCTTCTTCGTGAATACGTCGACGACGCCATCTCGGGCACTTCCGCCGACAAGCGCCCGGAGTTTCAACGGATGATCGCTGACGCTCAGCGTGGCAATTTTGATGCGGTCATCGTCTGGAATTCCGACCGCTTCTCCCGTGGCGATATCACAGAGACCGAGTACTATCGATACCTGCTTCGCAAGGCGGGGGCCGTTCTCTTATCCGTGACCGAAGACTACCTCGCTCGCGAGGGGATCGACGGCGACGTATTACGGACTGTGAAGCAGTTTCAAAACCGCCAATTCTCAATAAGCCTGTCGCAGAATACGCTGCGTGGCCAGATATCTTCGGTCTTGTCAGCGTCCGACCCAGGGCGGATTACGCCCTACGGCTACGACCGGGAGATCGTTGGCCCGGACGGCTCCCCGCTCTATCGCATCCGTTTCATGCCCGGCGGAAGCCGGCAGGTCTATGACCGGGACGGACGCCTCCAAGCGACCTACGTTAAGGGCCAATCTCTCAAGAAGCCTGGCAAGGAATGCCGCGCCCGGCTGGTTCTCAGCGAGGGCCGGCGTGTAAAGGTCGTGCGCGACATCTACAGATTGTGCATAGACGGTCGGGGATTCAAGGGTATTGCCGATGACCTCAACCGGCGGGGTGATGCGAGCCCTCGCGGTCATCTGTGGAGCTTCACGAGCGTAAAGTCTCTGCTCGAGAATCCGGTGTACCGCGGCGACATTGTCTGGAATCGAAGAACTGAATCGAGATTCTACGCCGTTCGCAATGGTCGGGCGGACCAGATGAAGGCACACAGAGAATCGGGCCGCCCGGAGGCCATGCCCAAGGACGACTGGATTATCATCGAGGATGCCGTTCCCGCGATCGTAGACCGTACTACATGGGATCGCGCCCAGGTGATGGTTAGACGCCGATCCGAAGCCAAGGGAGGAGGAGGCAAGCAAACGAATCGCTGGCTCCTCAGTGGCGTGCTTAGATGCGGTGAATGTGGAAGCCTGTTCTGGGGTGAACGGAAGCGCAAAGGACGTATCCCCGGTCGCGCCGAGGTCGTCACGAACTACTATACCTGCTCCGGCCGATGGGCATACGGAGAGAACGGTTGCCGCCAGTCCACGCATGTAAAGGCCGATCCCCTTGAGACATGGGTACTGGAGAGATTGCAGCAGCTTGTGTTGGCCGATAGTCGCGGCGTGGACGACGCTATCGACCGGTTCGTCGCTCTGATGAACAAGACGCACGTCCAGGAGCCGGATACGAAGCGAATCGAACGAGATCTGAGGGAAATCGAAACGACGGTAAATGGAATCCTCACCGAGATTGACCCTGCCAATCTACCGCTTCTGAATGACAGGTTGACCCAACTGCGTCGGCGGAAGGAGCAGTTGGAGGGCGAGTACCGGCTTGCACAGTCAAACCGCAACTCGTGTGACGAAAAGGCGTTACGAACCTGGGCGCGAAGTCGAATTGGCGGTTTGGCAGACGCGATGGCTGGCCGACGTAATGAGCACGTTCGGTGCGTTCTGGCGAGCTACGTGGATGAAATTGTGATTTACCCTGCGGCCAAGACTGGGGTCATGCGGGTCAATTCCGCATTGCGGGGTCTGATGGACGAGGGACAGGATTCGAAGAAGTCTCGCGAAATCGGGCGGAAGCGGGGACAGGCGAACGGGTCGGCAACGCGGCGGTCGCCTGGAGGTAAACTAGAGGGAACGAAACCGCCCTCAAAACGACACGTCGCGTGCAAGGGAGACTTTTTCGACCTTTCGTTCGCTTGTGGAAACCTTCCCCTCCTCAGCATGATAAGTCACATGGCGAGGCTGTCGCCGACTTCCAGCGGCCGTCGAAGATAG
- a CDS encoding response regulator, with translation MSIECTVGDSNMNRRVLCVDDEPHVLDGYRRNLRNQFDLDVATGAAEALECLQRGEPYAVIISDMRMPGMDGVALLTEIRQRAPDTVRMMLTGCAELTVAIDAVNAGNVFRFLTKPCPPETLAAALNEGLRQFELVQAEKVLLEQTLRGSIKVLCEVLSLANPMAFGRADRLHRLVRALARVLGVKHAWQVEIAAMLSQLGCIALPPNVLDKAYRGGGLSDAEQKAVAEHPVLGAALISHIPRLEPVAALVREQNRPETEAPIGARILKLAAEFDQLTQQGLSEVDAILRLRERGGQDQELLNALQSALRVDEQFERHVLAPADLQNHMILAEDVRTSDGLLLVLRGQQVTLGMKQRLVNFAESGRLSDRLQVLVRKPR, from the coding sequence ATGTCAATCGAATGTACGGTCGGGGACAGCAATATGAACCGTCGTGTGCTGTGCGTGGACGATGAGCCGCACGTCCTTGACGGCTATCGCCGAAATCTGCGCAATCAATTCGACTTGGACGTTGCCACAGGCGCCGCCGAGGCGCTCGAGTGCTTACAGCGAGGCGAACCATACGCCGTGATCATATCCGACATGCGAATGCCAGGTATGGACGGTGTCGCGCTGCTGACCGAGATTCGCCAACGCGCGCCTGACACCGTTCGCATGATGCTCACCGGCTGTGCCGAGCTAACCGTGGCGATCGATGCCGTCAACGCAGGCAACGTCTTTCGATTTCTGACCAAACCCTGTCCCCCCGAGACCCTCGCCGCCGCACTAAATGAAGGCCTGCGGCAGTTCGAGCTGGTTCAGGCAGAAAAAGTGCTTCTCGAGCAGACGCTGCGCGGTTCGATCAAGGTACTCTGTGAGGTCCTGTCCCTTGCCAATCCAATGGCGTTCGGTCGCGCTGATCGGCTGCATCGCCTTGTCCGGGCACTGGCGCGAGTCTTGGGCGTAAAGCACGCATGGCAGGTTGAGATCGCCGCCATGCTCTCGCAACTCGGTTGCATCGCTCTCCCGCCAAACGTTCTCGACAAAGCGTACCGCGGCGGCGGCCTATCCGATGCGGAGCAGAAAGCAGTCGCCGAGCATCCCGTGCTCGGCGCAGCGCTGATCTCCCACATTCCAAGGCTCGAGCCAGTCGCCGCTCTCGTCCGCGAGCAGAATCGACCGGAAACCGAGGCGCCCATAGGCGCACGCATTCTCAAGCTGGCGGCCGAATTCGATCAACTCACACAGCAAGGGCTCTCCGAGGTTGATGCGATCTTACGATTGCGAGAGCGAGGCGGTCAGGACCAAGAGCTGCTGAACGCTTTGCAGTCGGCGCTTCGCGTGGATGAGCAATTCGAGCGGCACGTGTTGGCGCCGGCCGATCTGCAGAACCACATGATTCTGGCAGAAGACGTCAGAACAAGCGACGGTCTCCTGCTGGTGCTCCGCGGGCAACAGGTGACTTTGGGTATGAAGCAACGCCTGGTGAACTTCGCGGAAAGCGGACGGCTTAGCGATCGGCTGCAAGTTCTGGTTCGTAAACCGCGGTGA
- a CDS encoding response regulator: protein MPAHPARILFVDDEPAVLDGLRRMMRSQSHRFVSNFTDDSIKALQACVAGEVDVLVSDCTMPAMDGFALITQLRATPEGRRVPVIFLSGRQEAELKREALDLDAADLLSKPVQFEELLARLRNALRIKTFEDELNEQNARLDRRVLERTAALEDSRREILWRLAKAGELRDEQTGHHVLRVAWYSFHVAKALRLDDDYCGELLIAAPLHDVGKIGIPDHILRKPGPLTAAECAVMQEHCRIGEAILRERPPMAMMLERMSPNACADPVYPALAMAARIALGHHERWDGRGYPRELRGDQTPREARIVAVADAFDAICAERPYKPALPFDHAVSVIRAEAGAQFDPVIVRAFESAIPAIRVTQAKLADDATALELVSVL, encoded by the coding sequence ATGCCCGCACATCCAGCACGGATTCTCTTCGTTGACGATGAACCGGCCGTTCTGGATGGGCTGCGGCGGATGATGCGATCGCAATCGCATCGGTTCGTTTCGAACTTCACGGATGATTCGATCAAAGCGCTTCAGGCATGCGTAGCGGGCGAAGTAGACGTACTCGTATCCGACTGCACGATGCCCGCGATGGATGGCTTCGCGCTAATAACGCAGTTGCGGGCCACGCCCGAAGGCCGCCGCGTGCCAGTGATCTTCCTTTCAGGTCGCCAGGAAGCGGAACTCAAGCGCGAGGCGCTCGACCTTGACGCCGCAGACCTGCTCAGCAAGCCGGTGCAGTTCGAGGAACTTCTCGCCCGATTGCGCAACGCGCTGCGCATCAAGACTTTCGAGGATGAATTGAACGAGCAGAATGCCCGGCTCGACCGGCGGGTGCTGGAACGCACGGCCGCCTTGGAAGACTCACGCCGCGAGATCCTTTGGCGCCTGGCCAAAGCCGGCGAGCTGCGCGACGAACAAACAGGGCACCACGTACTTCGCGTGGCATGGTACAGCTTTCATGTCGCCAAGGCACTTCGGCTCGACGACGATTACTGCGGAGAGTTGCTAATCGCAGCTCCCTTGCACGATGTCGGCAAGATCGGAATTCCCGATCACATTCTCCGCAAACCGGGACCTCTCACCGCGGCGGAGTGCGCGGTGATGCAGGAGCACTGCCGGATTGGCGAGGCCATCCTCCGAGAGCGGCCGCCGATGGCCATGATGCTGGAGAGGATGAGTCCGAACGCGTGCGCCGATCCGGTCTACCCGGCGCTGGCAATGGCTGCCAGGATTGCCCTGGGCCATCATGAGCGTTGGGATGGGCGTGGCTATCCGCGGGAGCTTCGCGGTGACCAGACGCCGCGGGAAGCGAGAATTGTCGCCGTTGCTGACGCGTTCGACGCGATCTGCGCCGAGAGGCCCTACAAGCCGGCGCTGCCGTTCGATCATGCGGTGAGTGTCATTCGGGCGGAGGCGGGGGCGCAATTCGACCCAGTGATCGTACGTGCCTTCGAGTCTGCCATTCCGGCTATTCGAGTGACGCAGGCGAAGCTCGCCGACGACGCCACGGCGCTCGAATTGGTGAGCGTGTTATGA
- a CDS encoding DUF2971 domain-containing protein, with amino-acid sequence MRPIWPGEEIRPEETLWRYFRTDRLISALRSGSLHFPAAQQFEDPFEGAVAVLPHDWPVDPLYPDLDPLDEAFAELRRLTKISCWHRADYECNAMWKLYAADRKGVAIQTTAQRLQEALLPFRLAPKCGEEEPQWGAVRYVDLHKERLNVSMEQMFFFKHRAFEFEREFRVVISVRQAEEFGVPVPADGIDVPFLPEKLIDRIHLGPQLSREDRDAIIRASESIGLQAGLVTSTLLGKPRYH; translated from the coding sequence ATGCGTCCGATTTGGCCTGGCGAGGAGATTAGACCGGAAGAGACGCTCTGGCGGTACTTCAGAACCGATCGCCTTATCTCGGCCCTTCGGTCGGGTTCTCTGCATTTTCCGGCTGCACAGCAGTTTGAGGATCCCTTTGAGGGCGCCGTGGCCGTGTTGCCACACGACTGGCCGGTCGATCCTCTTTATCCCGACCTCGACCCTCTTGACGAAGCTTTTGCGGAGTTGCGGCGCCTCACCAAGATTAGCTGCTGGCACCGGGCTGATTACGAATGTAACGCGATGTGGAAGCTTTATGCCGCCGACCGCAAGGGAGTGGCCATTCAGACGACGGCTCAACGACTTCAAGAAGCACTTCTGCCGTTTCGATTGGCCCCGAAATGCGGCGAAGAAGAGCCCCAGTGGGGAGCGGTCCGCTACGTTGACCTCCATAAGGAAAGGCTCAACGTGAGCATGGAACAGATGTTCTTCTTCAAGCACAGAGCGTTCGAGTTTGAACGGGAGTTTCGAGTCGTTATCTCTGTGCGTCAAGCCGAGGAGTTCGGCGTTCCCGTTCCAGCGGACGGTATCGATGTGCCATTTCTTCCTGAGAAGCTGATCGATCGTATCCACCTTGGCCCGCAGCTCTCACGGGAAGATCGCGATGCGATCATTCGCGCCTCCGAGTCTATTGGCCTGCAGGCGGGGCTTGTAACCTCAACCCTCCTCGGCAAACCGCGCTATCATTGA
- a CDS encoding response regulator, with protein sequence MAAFRSELMQRTVLLIDDEPHVLEGLKRALRKEGYRLVTAASATEAGFVVETDRVDLIVTDEQMPGITGTEFLARLQEKMPSIIGIVLTGQPTLQSALTAINRGNVYQYFTKPCNEVELAMAIRRAMEQKELLEKSQKLLDLAKRQSALIEEARILRRMQSMSHRERSAVVTRESPPKTTRELLEQIEDELERSKDMLSQDDPSIF encoded by the coding sequence ATGGCCGCGTTCAGGAGTGAACTAATGCAACGTACTGTCCTTCTGATTGACGATGAACCCCATGTACTGGAAGGGCTGAAGCGCGCCCTCCGCAAAGAAGGCTACCGGTTGGTGACCGCCGCCTCGGCGACGGAAGCTGGATTCGTAGTCGAAACGGATCGTGTTGATCTGATCGTGACCGACGAGCAAATGCCTGGCATAACTGGCACAGAATTCCTGGCGCGCTTGCAGGAAAAAATGCCCAGCATCATCGGAATCGTTCTGACAGGCCAGCCGACGCTCCAATCAGCGCTCACCGCGATCAACCGAGGAAATGTCTACCAATACTTCACTAAACCCTGCAACGAAGTCGAATTGGCCATGGCCATCCGTCGAGCAATGGAACAGAAGGAGCTTTTGGAAAAGAGCCAGAAACTGCTTGACCTCGCCAAGCGGCAATCCGCCCTAATCGAAGAGGCCCGGATTCTCCGACGCATGCAGTCGATGTCTCACCGCGAGCGTAGCGCGGTGGTGACAAGAGAGTCTCCACCCAAGACAACCCGAGAATTGCTTGAGCAAATCGAGGACGAGCTTGAACGTAGCAAGGACATGCTATCGCAAGACGATCCATCAATATTCTGA